One stretch of Phoenix dactylifera cultivar Barhee BC4 unplaced genomic scaffold, palm_55x_up_171113_PBpolish2nd_filt_p 001230F, whole genome shotgun sequence DNA includes these proteins:
- the LOC120108222 gene encoding tetraspanin-7-like, translating into MVRVSNNLVGLLNIVTLLLSIPILGAGIWLGHRAHTDCEKFLERPVIALGVFLLLVSLAGLVGACCSVSWLLWLYLLVMFLLIVLLFCFTVFAFVVTNPGAGEVVSGRGYKEYRLGDYSHWLQKRVEDDGNWRKIRSCLREGKVCQRLGERNQTLDEFINNHLSPIQSGCCKPPTACNFTYRSETVWDKPPGFTPSNISDCNTWQNDPSILCYDCQSCKAGVLANVKNDWKKVAVVNIIFLIFLIVVYSVGCCAFRNNRQGNAHPRWKGGFA; encoded by the exons ATGGTGCGGGTGAGCAACAACCTGGTCGGGCTTCTCAACATCGTGACGCTCCTCCTCTCGATCCCCATCCTGGGCGCCGGCATCTGGTTGGGCCACCGCGCCCACACTGACTGCGAGAAGTTCTTGGAGCGCCCCGTCATCGCCCTCGGcgtcttcctcctcctcgtctCCCTCGCCGGCCTCGTCGGCGCCTGCTGCAGCGTCTCCTGGCTCCTATGGCTCTACCTTCTCGTCATGTTCCTCCTCATTGTCCTCCTCTTCTGCTTCACCGTCTTCGCCTTCGTCGTGACCAATCCCGGCGCCGGCGAGGTCGTTTCCGGTCGGGGATACAAGGAGTACCGCCTCGGGGACTACTCCCACTGGCTCCAGAAGAGAGTCGAAGACGACGGGAACTGGCGCAAGATCCGGAGCTGCTTGCGGGAAGGCAAGGTCTGCCAGAGGTTGGGGGAGAGGAACCAGACGCTTGATGAGTTCATCAACAACCACCTCTCGCCAATCCAG TCTGGATGCTGCAAGCCTCCCACTGCATGTAACTTCACCTACCGAAGTGAAACTGTTTGGGATAAACCTCCTGGCTTCACCCCTTCTAATATTTCGGACTGCAACACTTGGCAAAACGATCCATCAATCCTCTGCTATGACTGCCAATCTTGCAAAGCAGGGGTCCTCGCCAATGTCAAGAATGACTGGAAGAAGGTCGCGGTCGTgaacatcatcttcctcatcttccttATTGTCGTCTACTCTGTTGGATGCTGTGCCTTCAGAAACAACAGGCAGGGCAATGCGCACCCGAGATGGAAAGGAGGATTTGCTTAG